The Dromaius novaehollandiae isolate bDroNov1 chromosome 20, bDroNov1.hap1, whole genome shotgun sequence genome includes the window TGTTTGGAATAAGCCAGTAATTCTTACCGTTTAATGTAACCATTGCATTATAGAGAATTTGACtaatttctgttttgcagaaaatgtAAAACATGAAAACTGTTCGAGCATCTCATCTTTACTGGCTGTATTCCATGAATGGTGGTAGGAATACAAGCTTAAATAGTATCTACTGTACAAGAGGGTTAAAGACAAGGGTTTTTAGCTGAGCTAAATTGGAGTGCAACAAATAACTCAATCTCTGTCTCTATGTAGTGTTACAAAAGTCGTATTTTAAATCCTCTCTATGTAAAAGCTTAAAAATTTTTGAATTCAGATCATAGTTTATTTCTGTAATGTTACATCTGAAAacctttatttctcttcctttaagCAACATCAGCATTAAAACTAATGATTCGTTCTTTTGCTTTAAGGGAGGGCAGAGTACCTATTACCAGTGTAATTTCTTCTCTTACTGTAGAAAAACATTTCTTGTACTAATGGAtgtttgcttttctgaattaGTGGCAAAGGAGGAAGCCCTGCCTTTAGCCCTTCCCATCCACTGCTGCCTTTGagacaaaagcaacaaaaatcttTACAGGGAGAAGATAGCCCCGGTAAGTCAACACTGAATTTGGATTTCAACAGGTGATGACCATCCATCTCAATGCAGTAATGAATGAAAACCATTTCTTCCTgaataaagagaataaaaattgACCTTTCTGTAGTATTTATACAGGTACCCTTTGTGTATTGCTATCTATGTtgattctttctcattttttcaaaTGATTGAATTTTAAGCTTTGGAGGAGTGTAAGTATTCTGAAAATGTAATTGATTATGAGCAGTTTTGGTTTCCAGCATAGCTGCTTGCTGACAAGACCCAGATTGCATATTTATCCAGAAGATGTATTTACCTTGAGAAAAGTATATAGCATGTTTATGAACAGCAACCTGGGCACTTGTTATGATCTGAGTGACTTTGTAATACTAACTACTCAGTTAATGTAGcaatatttcctttatttatgATCGCTTGTGAAAGAAATGTAGGCTTCTTTCTGATGTTGAAAGTTTTAGGATAACTTTCTGGAACTtttttgggggcaggggaggggggattGAGTTCATAAACATTAATAATCTAAAATTGCATCGAACTGTGGTCAGCTAAATCATAAATGTGTTTGGTTGCAGCTTTTATTATGGGAGATTTAGCAAATCTGTTTTCTGCTGCCATCTCTTGGTGAAATAGTTTATTGTGTTTGCTATTAAATAAAGTTACAAGTGCTAGTTTAAAAACCATTTCTAAATTattgaccttttaaaaatatttcaggtcaTCGACATCGTTCTAATTCTCTTACCCGTGTTGATGGGCAGCCACGAGGTTCAGTTCTTGCATGGCCAGAAAAGAAACCCAGGTAACAGGTGCTTTAAAgtattaaaatgcaatttaatgAATGGCCACTCAATAGTGTGACAGTTTTATTGTAGTAATGTAGTATCAGTTCCTTAGAACTGGACTGAGAAttgcttaattttgttttctttaaaaagcaagcttTGTCAGAGATTACAGATTTTAGGTTTGCAATTGAAAATGTCTTAAGCATGGTTTTCAATAAGCATTTGAAAACTTAAGTGTCTGAAGTTGCTTTTTAGTATCACCGGTCGCTTTCGattacatttttcaaatggaGCAAACACTTTTAGCTTTATATATCATAGTCCTGAGTTCAGTAAATGCTAACTTTTTGTACATGAGCATCAGTAGACTGTTCTTATCTTTTCTAGGCCTCTGTCTCAGCCAACACCATTTGCTCTTCATCATTCTGCAAGCAGTGATGTGGACCCAGGGTCTGGTGATAGCATTAGTCTGGCTAGATCAATCAGCAAAGACAGTCTTGCTTCTAATATTGTTAATGTGACTCCAAAAAACCAGCCCCATCCTCCATCAATGAAAACTAATGGGAAGAGCTTGCTGAACAATGTTGAAATTGAGGATGAAGATGAAGAGCTTATTGCAATAATCAGATCTGAAGAAAGGCCAAACCGTGGTGACCTTGAATTGCAGAACGCGTCAGCCAGGGTACCCAGCATAGTTGCAACTGCGTGGTCTCCAAAAACAAACAGTGAGACTGTAGAAAGCAAACCGGACAGTTTTTACTTGGAGCCTTTAATGCCTGCAGTTCTAAAAccagcaaaggaaaaacagataaTCAATAAGGAGGATGAATGTGGGGAGGGAAAGCAAAGGAATTTTATAACAAAGAGATTCAACGAGGGACACTTGCCTTTGGTCCGCAAGAAAACAAATAGCTGTCATGGTGACCGTGATCTCAATAGGACTTTTACTCCGATTTCTAGTTCTGATTTCACTCCGGTTGCAGATCCTAGTACTGCAGACTCAGTAGCACTAGCGGAAGCAGGATTAGAAGCTTCCAGACCTTTGGCTAGTAGCAGTTTAGATCCTTCATCTCAGGAGCAATCCACTGGAGGATTTTTTCTTCATGCTGCTAAATCTGATGATGACATAGCAAGCAAAGTCAATTTAAGTTATGTGAAAAGTCTCAATTCACATGTTGCAGATACTACATGGACTATGGTGAGACAGGACTCTGATTCAGATCTTTTAGACATAGAAGATGCTGAACAGGACTTGGTGGTCATAGATGACCATCCGATAGTCACTAAATACATAGGTGAGGAAGAATCTGCAAAGTTGCAAGAAGATATGAAGGTAAAAGAACATGAAGATAAGGATGATGCTAGTGGACGTTCCAGTCCATGCTTGAGTACAATTTCTCAAGTTAGCAGCGTGTCAGTGACTAGCGGGAGTGTCCGAATGACCAATTTTGCAGAACGAAAGCTCCAAAGACTTAATAGCTATGAAACAAAGTCCAGCACAAGTAGTTCACAAAAGACCACACCGGATGGATCAGAAAGCTGCCCAGCCCCATTGACCACATGGAAACAAAAACGAGAGCAAAGCCCCAACAGACAAAATAAAGATAACGTTAATCTTTTAGCTTCTGAATTGGTGCAGCTTCATATGCAGTTGGAAGAGAAGCGAAGAGCAATAGAAGCTCAGAAGAAGAAGATGGAAGCCTTATCAGCAAGGCAGCGACTAAAATTGGGCAAGGCAGCTTTCTTGCATGTTGTTAAAAAAGGTAAATCTCCCGATTCTCCGCAGCCACTGAAACCAGAGCATTTTCCAAAAGAGTATCCTCGGCACAATGGTGAAGACTTGGATGAAGTTTCTTTGAGTTCCAAGCCTGAGGAGTTTCTTGTGAAAGacgaggagagagaagaaatgctTAATGATTCTCAAGAAGTAACAAAAGTAAAAATGCAAGAAGGCATAGCTTTTGCTGAACAACTTAAACCAAAAGACTCTGCTGCTATACATGAATTAGAAAAAAGTAAGATTATTTCTGTTGCCCTTCTAGAAGATAATATTGCTGAAGTTGATATTAATGAATGTGATCTTTCTATTGAAAAACTAAATGAAACAATCAGTACACTTCAGCAGGCTATATTAAAGATTTCTCAGCAACAGGAACTACTTATGAAATCTCCATCAGTGCCATCACCAGGTACCAGAAGTAACTCTCAGGACCAAAAGGTAAAACCATCGATTCATTTTGTCGAGCCCCTATCTCCAACTGGAATGAATAGTCTTCGTAAGCCGCCTCGCTTTGGTCAAGGAAGAAGTCCTCGATCAGGAAGACCAGCAGATCTGAAAGTCACAAAAGACAGACAGCAAAATTCAGCACGTATTAAAACTCCAACACAAAGTCTAGAAACCTTACCACATTTAAGACCATTTCCATGCAATAGCTTGTCAAAGACACCAACAGAAATTGGTTTGGAAAACAGTCCTGATCATGGAATTGGCTCTCAAGAAAAGTGTTTCTTTGATACCTTTAGACTTCATGATGAGAGTAATCAACGGGCACTTGTTCTCTCAACCTCCAAAGATgcaaatattatttctgaaatgaGCAAAGAAGTGAATAACAGCTTAAAAGAAACAGGATTAAATTGTTCTGAtggctcaggaaaagaaaatgtcccAGTGGATGAGCCACTGAGAAGCAAGGCTAATCTCATTGAAGTAGACTTATCTGACTTAAAAGCTCCAGATGAAGGAGAACTTGAAAACCAGGATAGCTCTACAGACATAATTAGTGAAGGTGATCAGAAGTctggtgtggggtttttcttcAAGGTAAATATGTTACCTTAGTATTTGGCTATTATTACATATTTCTCCGGCATTAGAACTTGGTTTTCCGCTTTGTTCTTGAAGCTTCTGGTGGAAACAAACACATTGTGGTTGCAatgttatgttttttaaaaaactgcatCTGAAAAGAACTGTTTTGGAGAGAAAGGTTTTTAACTTAATTCCAGGAGGCCAGAATTTCATCCATTTAGAGAAATTTCCTGTAAAATTCATGGGAAACCAGGGTTAGTcttgcttttctccccttccGCTCAAtagtgtgtgtgcgcatgtgtatACACACAAACTATATGTCTATAtagatgtgcatgtgtgtataattTAGCACAGCTGAATCACAGAATGTCATGGGAAGAATTTACCATTTTGAAATCCCAGCATTCTGTGAACCTGTatcaattgaaagaaaaaaaaatttagaaaaatacaggCAGGTTTGTAATAGATGACTGCAGAACAGGTTTTCAAGCGTGTCAGGGAGCCAAGAGTCTAGACTGTGTGGTGGCTGGTGGTGTTCATTTACAACCAAACTTCTGTGATCGCAAGGAGCCTAGCAGCCTAAAGGTCAAGACTTTAATTGAGAATTTAGACATGTGCCTGTAGATGCAAATAGGAAGCTAGATTTTAGAACCCACTGTTGGAAGGAGTTACTGGTTTTCATGCAACTTTAATTTTTGTCCTGTGATGGTACTGGAAGGGCTCATGATGGAAGCGGATTACATTTAAGTAGTTTTTCTCATTCCACCCCTAACTCTGCCTTGGGGAAAGGTTTGTTAAACAGTTGTACTGTTACTCTGGTATTTCCCATGTTGTTGGGTTgggctttgtttgtttatttttaaatagtgtgtCTACTCTTTGTTAAGTAAAGTTCAGAACTGGTCTTGGAACACTTAATTACTTTCATTTGTGCTAATTATAGTAAATTCCTCAAATGTGCTACCATTATAATACTTTCCTAAACTTCTGTTTAAACGATAGAAGTCCAAGTAGGTTGTCTCAACTTCAGTGAATTTGAGTTCTGGTTTATATAGTATGATTAGTATTGACTGATTCAAAGGTCAGGATAGAGTTATTTATGCTGTCTATTCTCTGATTTACACTTGTCGAttcaaagaaagtaaaaatttCCAAAAAATTAGGTTACATTTTCCTAAAATCCTCCTGAATCTTCCAGCAATCTTGTAATGACCAatttaatatgttttcttttattccttaaaGCTCTGTATGAATTTGAATTTTGCAGGATGAACAGAAAGCAGAAGATGAGCTGGCGAAAAAACGTGCAGCATTCCTTTTAAAACAGCAGCGCAAAGCTGAGGAGGCTCGGATTCGGAAACAGCAGTTGGAGGCTGAAGTAGAACAGAAAAGAGATGAAGCCCGGTATTAACATAAGTGGAAAGGGCTACTTCTTTTTGCCTTTAAGATAAGGgaaattactgtattttgaaTGTTGTGTTTGCTTTTCAGTCGCAAGGCTGAGGAGGACCGAATAcggaaagaagaagagaaggctcgaaGAGAACTTATCAAGCAagaatatttaaggaaaaagcagcagcaaattttGGAGGAGCAAGGTCTTGGAAAACCCAAATCAAAGCCCAAGAAACCCAGGCCAAAGTCTGTCCATCGTGAAGAATCTTACAGTGATTCAGGGACAAAGTGTTCCTCCACACGTAAGGATTTTGATTTGTTCTCACTGAATTTGCAAATCTGCTTTAACGGGATGAATTTCacactttctcttttattttgtagCTGATAATTTAAGCAGTGCTCAGTCTGGTTCCAGTCTTTCTTTGGCCTCAGCAGCAACAACTGAACCTGAAAGCGTACACTCTGGTGGCACACCGTCTCAGCGGTAAAGagatattgggggaaaaaaaaattaaagtctatGTAAATGGTATTGCGAATTCAGTGTTGTTTGCTTCGGTTATAAAGTTGCTGGTGTAGAGACACGATGGTAATTAGTGAATTCATCTTCTGTTCTGTGTTGCGGCCAGTTTTGACAGTCTATATAAACTTtaaattccttttgcttttttccaaaggAATAATAGAATTTTGTGGGAAGGATCTGGTAATATAGGCGAGGGAGTAGAGGGACCATAGTTTGTTCAGTCAGAACATATAACTGGTGAATTATTTAAGAACTGAGAAGAAAGTTggtctatcttttttttccaacaggGTCGAATCAATGGAGTCCTTACCGATCCTGAGTAGAAATCCTAGCAGAAACACAGAACGAGACTGGGAAAATGCTTCAACGGCATCTTCTATTGCTTCAGTGGCAGAATACACAggtgaatattttcattttagtttggACAATTTTTGTTAATCACAGGTCATAAAATTACTTTTGAGAAATCTTTAAGCCTATTTAATTCTGTTTAGTATCTCCAAAATGTAAATTATTGTAggagaaacttt containing:
- the CAMSAP1 gene encoding calmodulin-regulated spectrin-associated protein 1 isoform X1, which codes for MGVRARSLCCCSRARRAAEPQMVDADVCAGGDSARRKMDALADGAVEIVPLELYDSARAKIAANLQWICAKAYGIDNVPEELKDPFYIDQYEQEHIKPPVIKLLLSSELYCRVCSLILKGDQVAALQGHQSVIQALSRKGIYVMESDDTPVSESDLGCAPIKMSSHMAMIDALMMAYTVEMISIEKVVASVKRFSTFSASKELPYDLEDAMVFWINKVNLKMREITEKEIKLKQQLMESPGHQKSPSKWYWKLVPVRYRRDHLSSRQLPYFPLLEDLMKDGSDGAALLAVIHYYCPEQMKLDDICLKEVTSIADSLYNIQLLREFSNEYLNKCFYLTLEDMLYAPLVLKPNVMVFIAELFWWFENVKPDFVQPRDIQEIKDVKTVLQQKSSRPPVPISNATKRSFMASPASTSPADLQSSAQTGPEACNRYYLHPEESDYLGKGGSPAFSPSHPLLPLRQKQQKSLQGEDSPGHRHRSNSLTRVDGQPRGSVLAWPEKKPRPLSQPTPFALHHSASSDVDPGSGDSISLARSISKDSLASNIVNVTPKNQPHPPSMKTNGKSLLNNVEIEDEDEELIAIIRSEERPNRGDLELQNASARVPSIVATAWSPKTNSETVESKPDSFYLEPLMPAVLKPAKEKQIINKEDECGEGKQRNFITKRFNEGHLPLVRKKTNSCHGDRDLNRTFTPISSSDFTPVADPSTADSVALAEAGLEASRPLASSSLDPSSQEQSTGGFFLHAAKSDDDIASKVNLSYVKSLNSHVADTTWTMVRQDSDSDLLDIEDAEQDLVVIDDHPIVTKYIGEEESAKLQEDMKVKEHEDKDDASGRSSPCLSTISQVSSVSVTSGSVRMTNFAERKLQRLNSYETKSSTSSSQKTTPDGSESCPAPLTTWKQKREQSPNRQNKDNVNLLASELVQLHMQLEEKRRAIEAQKKKMEALSARQRLKLGKAAFLHVVKKGKSPDSPQPLKPEHFPKEYPRHNGEDLDEVSLSSKPEEFLVKDEEREEMLNDSQEVTKVKMQEGIAFAEQLKPKDSAAIHELEKSKIISVALLEDNIAEVDINECDLSIEKLNETISTLQQAILKISQQQELLMKSPSVPSPGTRSNSQDQKVKPSIHFVEPLSPTGMNSLRKPPRFGQGRSPRSGRPADLKVTKDRQQNSARIKTPTQSLETLPHLRPFPCNSLSKTPTEIGLENSPDHGIGSQEKCFFDTFRLHDESNQRALVLSTSKDANIISEMSKEVNNSLKETGLNCSDGSGKENVPVDEPLRSKANLIEVDLSDLKAPDEGELENQDSSTDIISEGDQKSGVGFFFKDEQKAEDELAKKRAAFLLKQQRKAEEARIRKQQLEAEVEQKRDEARRKAEEDRIRKEEEKARRELIKQEYLRKKQQQILEEQGLGKPKSKPKKPRPKSVHREESYSDSGTKCSSTPDNLSSAQSGSSLSLASAATTEPESVHSGGTPSQRVESMESLPILSRNPSRNTERDWENASTASSIASVAEYTGPKLFKEPSSKSNKPIIHNAISHCCLAGKVNEPHKNSILEELEKCDANHYIILFRDAGCQFRALYCYYPDTEEIYKLTGTGPKSITKKMIDKLYKYSSDRKQFNLIPAKTMSVSVDALTIHNHLWQAKRPAVPKKTQTRK
- the CAMSAP1 gene encoding calmodulin-regulated spectrin-associated protein 1 isoform X2 gives rise to the protein MGVRARSLCCCSRARRAAEPQMVDADVCAGGDSARRKMDALADGAVEIVPLELYDSARAKIAANLQWICAKAYGIDNVPEELKDPFYIDQYEQEHIKPPVIKLLLSSELYCRVCSLILKGDQVAALQGHQSVIQALSRKGIYVMESDDTPVSESDLGCAPIKMSSHMAMIDALMMAYTVEMISIEKVVASVKRFSTFSASKELPYDLEDAMVFWINKVNLKMREITEKEIKLKQQLMESPGHQKVRYRRDHLSSRQLPYFPLLEDLMKDGSDGAALLAVIHYYCPEQMKLDDICLKEVTSIADSLYNIQLLREFSNEYLNKCFYLTLEDMLYAPLVLKPNVMVFIAELFWWFENVKPDFVQPRDIQEIKDVKTVLQQKSSRPPVPISNATKRSFMASPASTSPADLQSSAQTGPEACNRYYLHPEESDYLGKGGSPAFSPSHPLLPLRQKQQKSLQGEDSPGHRHRSNSLTRVDGQPRGSVLAWPEKKPRPLSQPTPFALHHSASSDVDPGSGDSISLARSISKDSLASNIVNVTPKNQPHPPSMKTNGKSLLNNVEIEDEDEELIAIIRSEERPNRGDLELQNASARVPSIVATAWSPKTNSETVESKPDSFYLEPLMPAVLKPAKEKQIINKEDECGEGKQRNFITKRFNEGHLPLVRKKTNSCHGDRDLNRTFTPISSSDFTPVADPSTADSVALAEAGLEASRPLASSSLDPSSQEQSTGGFFLHAAKSDDDIASKVNLSYVKSLNSHVADTTWTMVRQDSDSDLLDIEDAEQDLVVIDDHPIVTKYIGEEESAKLQEDMKVKEHEDKDDASGRSSPCLSTISQVSSVSVTSGSVRMTNFAERKLQRLNSYETKSSTSSSQKTTPDGSESCPAPLTTWKQKREQSPNRQNKDNVNLLASELVQLHMQLEEKRRAIEAQKKKMEALSARQRLKLGKAAFLHVVKKGKSPDSPQPLKPEHFPKEYPRHNGEDLDEVSLSSKPEEFLVKDEEREEMLNDSQEVTKVKMQEGIAFAEQLKPKDSAAIHELEKSKIISVALLEDNIAEVDINECDLSIEKLNETISTLQQAILKISQQQELLMKSPSVPSPGTRSNSQDQKVKPSIHFVEPLSPTGMNSLRKPPRFGQGRSPRSGRPADLKVTKDRQQNSARIKTPTQSLETLPHLRPFPCNSLSKTPTEIGLENSPDHGIGSQEKCFFDTFRLHDESNQRALVLSTSKDANIISEMSKEVNNSLKETGLNCSDGSGKENVPVDEPLRSKANLIEVDLSDLKAPDEGELENQDSSTDIISEGDQKSGVGFFFKDEQKAEDELAKKRAAFLLKQQRKAEEARIRKQQLEAEVEQKRDEARRKAEEDRIRKEEEKARRELIKQEYLRKKQQQILEEQGLGKPKSKPKKPRPKSVHREESYSDSGTKCSSTPDNLSSAQSGSSLSLASAATTEPESVHSGGTPSQRVESMESLPILSRNPSRNTERDWENASTASSIASVAEYTGPKLFKEPSSKSNKPIIHNAISHCCLAGKVNEPHKNSILEELEKCDANHYIILFRDAGCQFRALYCYYPDTEEIYKLTGTGPKSITKKMIDKLYKYSSDRKQFNLIPAKTMSVSVDALTIHNHLWQAKRPAVPKKTQTRK